ATGTCTCGTCAATATTTGATAACTTCATTAAATAATAATAATCTTTAGTCATACTAAGGGGCCCTACTTACCAAATGGTATCTAGATTAGAACAAGTAAATGATTAAGATATAATAATTTAAAATAATTATAATATAGGAAATGAGATAATTATTAATAGTAAATTGAATTAATTAATGGCCTATTTTATTATTTAAGAGAATAAAAGAGAGCTGTATTAGCATCATTTTAGATCTTAAACAAGTCGAGGTATTAAAATGAAAGTATTATTGGTAAATGGAAGCCCGCATAAGAAAGGTTGCACCTTCACAGCCCTTACAGAAGTGGCAGAGACTTTGAATAAAGAAGACATTGGTACAGAAATTTTTTGGGTAGGGACCAAGCCCCTGGTGGGGTGCACGGCCTGTATGAAATGTGCTGGAATTGGGAAATGTGCCTTTGATGATCGTGTCAATGAATTTCTGGACATAGCTCCTGACGCTGATGGATTTATCTTTGGTTCTCCAGTACACTATGCAGCCGCCAGTGGTGCCATAACTTCCTTTATGGATCGAGTTTTCTATTCTGACATGATGGGAGGCAAACAGTCTTTTTATCTGAAACCAGGAGCAGCAGTTGTCTCAGCAAGAAGAGCAGGAACCACAGCCACCTTTGACCAAATCAATAAATATTTCACAATTTCACAGATGCCCATTATTGCTTCCCGCTACTGGAACATGGTTCATGGAGCACAGCCAGAAGATGTTAAAAAAGATTTGGAAGGATTGCAGACCATGCGTATACTGGCTCGGAATATGGCCTGGCTTTTAAAGTGCAAGGAAGCTGGAGAAAAAGCTGGCATCCCTTTTCCCACAAAGGAAGAAGCCATCTTCACTAATTTTATCCGAGAATAATCCATCAAGATAATTATCCCTTTCAATAGATTAATTATTATTTAAATTTAGGAACAATAATAATGAAAAAGGAATGAGAAACCATGAATTTAAAAGAAGAAAAATCTTTGATAGCTTATTTTTCACGTGCAGGCAATAACTATGTTAGTGGCCAGATTGTGGACTTACCCGTCGGCAACACTGAAATATTGGCCAGGATGATTCAGGAAATAACTGGGGCGGATATTCTCCGCATTGATCCTGTAAATTCTTATCCCGAAGATTATAATGAAACCACTGAGGTGGCACAAAAAGAACTTAATGAGGATGCCAGGCCCGAGATTTCTAATCATGTAGAAAATATGGCTGATTATAGTGTGATATTTTTGGGTTATCCTAATTGGTGGGGAACCATGCCTGCACCTGTTTTTACATTCTTGGAAGAATATGACTTTTCCGGGAAAACCATTATTCCCTTCTGTACACACGAAGGGAGCGGTTTAGGCCACAGTGCAAAAGATATTGTAAAACTTTGTCCTAAAGCAACGCTTTTAGATGGTCTGGCACTACATGGTGCCAGGGTAAGCGATGCAAAAGAGAATCTTATGAACTGGTTGAGTAAATTGGAATAGAATAATTTGTATTGGAAATTAAAAATTCAAAATGGGACCATATGATAAGTAAAAACGTATGGGTGCTGTCTGCCAGTCCCAGTCTATTTTTACACCATGGATGCCCAGATGAAAACTTTGATTGATCGAACTTATGCCTGATGCACTGAAATCAACTAACCCATTCCTTTTTTACATCCTCTAAAGTTATACAATCCGGTAAATAATCCTTTACCAGCCGATTTACAAAAGTAGTATAAAAATTGTTACTGGAAAATACATTTTTAGGAGTGCTGTCAATTTGAATTGTCCCATCAAATAGTATAAGGCATCTTTTAGAATATTGGGCCGCAAAATCAATATCATGAGTTGTCATGACAATAGCGAGGCCATTTGCCTGTAATTTTTTTAATTTATGAGCAAGATTTATTTTAGATATAGGATCTAATCCTTTGGTAGGTTCATCTAGAAATAAAATATCTGGATTTTTCAATAAGGCTTTTGCAATGGCAATTTTTTGTTTTTCCCCTCCACTACAATCATAGGGGTGATTATCCAGCAAATGAGATAGGCCAAAAAATTCTATAAGTTCATTTTTTTGAATAAATTGATTTTCTTTTGAATTATATTTGGATTTAGAATTATTTTTGAATATTAATTTTTTAAATCGAGTATTATAATTCAATTTATCTTCTAAAGATTTTAAAGAGGGTTCTGATAATTCTTCATTAACGGTTTCCTGCCAGAAATGAATCATAGGATTTTGATGGACATAAGCAATTTTAATACCATTATTAAGATTTATTTTGCCTTTTTGAGGAGTGAGAATTCCGGATAAAATTTGCAGAAAAGTTGTTTTCCCACTTCCATTTCCTCCGAGTATGTTAATGAATTCTCCTTTCTTTATTTCCAGCGAAATATCTTTTAAAATGATATTTTCTTTCATATAAGCAAACCATACATTTTGACATTTCATTAATTCATTAGACTCTTTTTCATTTAATGAAAAGTTTTTGTTTTGTTTTTTAGTTTCACCAGGTTTGTATTGAGCTAATGATGTATGATAGGTTTCCTTTAGCTTTCTATCCAAAAAATTTAATTCTTGTTTGCCTTCACATATCTTTAGTGGAATTTTAAGTTCATTTAAAAAATCATGCTCAGATTGGAGCAAAAAATGCATTTTAGTGACTGATGGAAGATAATTGCTGAATAATGAATCCTGAACTACTTTTGAAGATATTTTTTGGGGGCTATCCATGTATTTTACTTCACCGTTATCTATGAAGACTACTTTATCTAAAAAATGGAATATATTGTCAATTTTATGTTCTGTGGCCATTATTGTTATTGAAAATTCTTCATTTAATCTTCTAAGCATTGATAAAAAATTATACGAAGCAATAGGATCTAACTGTGATGTAGGCTCATCTAATAGGAGTAAATTTGGCTTTAAAACTAGTAGTGAACATAAATTAACTAGCTGCTTTTGTCCACCAGATAATTCATTGACATTTTTATGCAAGTACTTATCTATTCCAAAGAAAGCAGTCATTTCAGCAATTCTATTTCTAATTTCACTTGTGGGTAACCCCATATTCTCTAAAGGAAAAGCTATTTCCTGGATAACACTGTCTGAGACTAATTGATCGTCTGGATTTTGAAACAAAAACCCGATTTCACACGCAGATTTATCATCTTTAATGTTTTCTATATTTGTTCCATCATAATAGATTTTTCCATTATACTCTCCTTTAGGACGTATTTCTTTTTTTAGATTACTAAGCAGTGTTGTTTTCCCAGATCCGGATGGCCCGCAAAATAAAATGAATTCGCCAGGGAATATATCTAAATTGATTTTATTAAGAACATTATTATTTGCACCGGAATATCTAAAACTAAAATTTTTAAAGCTGACTAATGCCATAATAATCTCTCCTTAAATTCTAAATAAATAATCGGTAATAACAAGACTAAAAACGAAAAATAATAAATATTGAGTATGTTTTTATAAAATGAAAATTCTAACTGGGGATAAATTTCTATACGGCCCTGGCCTTGCAGAAGTCCTATTATACATATGACTGATGAAATCAAGACAACTAGTATAAAATAATAATCAATTTTTCTAAAGTTAAATGATAAATAGCTAGTTCTTTTAGCAATACCATATCCTCTGGCCTTCATTGATTTTGCAGTTAGCATAGATTCTTCTAAAGACCACGAAACAACCACAGCTAACATTTTAGCTGCATTTTTAACTTTTTCTACATATTTTTCTTCATCTTCATCAATATTTAAACTGGTTTTAATCCTAAAAACCTTATTTAATTCACTTAACCTGTAATTTAATAATGGAATAAATCTTAAAGCCATTATAATTATCATGGAAATATTGGGAAATCTTTTTGAGAAGACATACAGCATCTCTTGATAGGAAATGGCTATATTATATGAAGCAAATAATAACAATATTATTAAAAAGGATAAACTCATTAAAATTCCATATACCAAAGCTTCAAGGGTTATAAAGAAATTTCCAATAATATGTATTTGTGTAACTCCTGCATGAGAGACTAAGGGGTTCAAAATAATAATTAATAATGACATGGGGATGAAAAACTTAATCAAGTTCATAAATTCACTCCCCATACCTTGTAATAATATTAAAATGCTGATAAACATTAAAAA
This genomic window from Methanobacteriales archaeon HGW-Methanobacteriales-1 contains:
- a CDS encoding flavodoxin family protein, which produces MKVLLVNGSPHKKGCTFTALTEVAETLNKEDIGTEIFWVGTKPLVGCTACMKCAGIGKCAFDDRVNEFLDIAPDADGFIFGSPVHYAAASGAITSFMDRVFYSDMMGGKQSFYLKPGAAVVSARRAGTTATFDQINKYFTISQMPIIASRYWNMVHGAQPEDVKKDLEGLQTMRILARNMAWLLKCKEAGEKAGIPFPTKEEAIFTNFIRE
- a CDS encoding flavodoxin, with protein sequence MNLKEEKSLIAYFSRAGNNYVSGQIVDLPVGNTEILARMIQEITGADILRIDPVNSYPEDYNETTEVAQKELNEDARPEISNHVENMADYSVIFLGYPNWWGTMPAPVFTFLEEYDFSGKTIIPFCTHEGSGLGHSAKDIVKLCPKATLLDGLALHGARVSDAKENLMNWLSKLE
- a CDS encoding cobalt ABC transporter ATP-binding protein translates to MALVSFKNFSFRYSGANNNVLNKINLDIFPGEFILFCGPSGSGKTTLLSNLKKEIRPKGEYNGKIYYDGTNIENIKDDKSACEIGFLFQNPDDQLVSDSVIQEIAFPLENMGLPTSEIRNRIAEMTAFFGIDKYLHKNVNELSGGQKQLVNLCSLLVLKPNLLLLDEPTSQLDPIASYNFLSMLRRLNEEFSITIMATEHKIDNIFHFLDKVVFIDNGEVKYMDSPQKISSKVVQDSLFSNYLPSVTKMHFLLQSEHDFLNELKIPLKICEGKQELNFLDRKLKETYHTSLAQYKPGETKKQNKNFSLNEKESNELMKCQNVWFAYMKENIILKDISLEIKKGEFINILGGNGSGKTTFLQILSGILTPQKGKINLNNGIKIAYVHQNPMIHFWQETVNEELSEPSLKSLEDKLNYNTRFKKLIFKNNSKSKYNSKENQFIQKNELIEFFGLSHLLDNHPYDCSGGEKQKIAIAKALLKNPDILFLDEPTKGLDPISKINLAHKLKKLQANGLAIVMTTHDIDFAAQYSKRCLILFDGTIQIDSTPKNVFSSNNFYTTFVNRLVKDYLPDCITLEDVKKEWVS
- a CDS encoding cobalt ABC transporter permease, which encodes MKFTVLHPAVYMIYYLILIIFAFLFNDPYYLISFLMFISILILLQGMGSEFMNLIKFFIPMSLLIIILNPLVSHAGVTQIHIIGNFFITLEALVYGILMSLSFLIILLLFASYNIAISYQEMLYVFSKRFPNISMIIIMALRFIPLLNYRLSELNKVFRIKTSLNIDEDEEKYVEKVKNAAKMLAVVVSWSLEESMLTAKSMKARGYGIAKRTSYLSFNFRKIDYYFILVVLISSVICIIGLLQGQGRIEIYPQLEFSFYKNILNIYYFSFLVLLLPIIYLEFKERLLWH